The Longimicrobium sp. genome has a window encoding:
- the folK gene encoding 2-amino-4-hydroxy-6-hydroxymethyldihydropteridine diphosphokinase, producing MAADVAARAIVGLGANLGDAPGQLRAALRSLARYGRVVRLSSLYRTEPVGGPPQPDFSNAVCVVEAAGTAHELLRRLQGVELELGRVRAERYGPRTIDLDLLDFAGEVRNDRELVLPHPELERRAFVLVPLAEAAPEWRHPVLHRTALELLAALPEAHRVRRIGPLLPGGPGVPDG from the coding sequence ATGGCCGCCGATGTCGCCGCGCGAGCGATCGTGGGGCTCGGCGCAAACCTGGGGGACGCTCCGGGGCAGCTGCGCGCGGCGTTGCGCAGCCTGGCACGGTACGGGCGGGTCGTCCGGCTCTCTTCGCTCTACCGCACCGAGCCGGTGGGCGGACCGCCGCAGCCCGACTTCTCCAACGCCGTCTGCGTGGTGGAGGCCGCCGGCACCGCGCACGAGCTGCTCCGGCGGCTGCAGGGGGTGGAGCTGGAGCTGGGCCGCGTGCGCGCCGAGCGGTACGGGCCAAGGACGATCGACCTCGACCTGCTCGACTTCGCGGGCGAGGTGCGGAACGATCGCGAACTGGTGCTGCCACACCCCGAGCTCGAGCGGCGTGCCTTCGTGCTGGTGCCGCTGGCCGAAGCGGCCCCGGAGTGGCGCCACCCGGTGCTCCACCGCACCGCGCTCGAGCTCCTCGCCGCCCTCCCCGAGGCGCATCGCGTACGCCGGATCGGTCCGCTCCTCCCTGGCGGCCCGGGTGTACCGGACGGCTGA
- a CDS encoding YbdK family carboxylate-amine ligase: MLHRTASAEELTVGVEEEYQLVDPDSGELRGRARYVIAADWTDDVKPEMQEHTVEVETRVCEGTSCVREDLARLRFQAAVAAEAAGVRIAAAGVHPFSPATGYEFTAATVYQEIRSEYRALAETQAIFGMHVHVGVPPEVDRVRVANVARLYLPCLLALTASSPFHDGHDTGYASFRALIWRRWPRSGPPPRLEGREEMELLLRWLTETACIDAPGRLYWDLRPHHRYPTVEFRVTDVTPRLDDAVAAAALARAIVAAVVDGTLVEPTLSPPVVQALLGENSWRASRDGTNAELVDLWSRAPRAESARAAIERLVDRVWGHAERLGDAAELERIAALLDRGSAAHTMRRIAGENGGDLKELVRWIADETVLGVGLDRRTLQRAENTG; the protein is encoded by the coding sequence TTGCTCCACCGCACCGCATCCGCAGAAGAGCTGACCGTAGGAGTGGAGGAGGAGTACCAGCTCGTCGATCCGGACTCGGGGGAGCTGCGGGGGCGTGCCCGCTACGTCATCGCCGCGGACTGGACGGACGACGTCAAGCCGGAGATGCAGGAGCACACGGTGGAGGTGGAGACCCGGGTGTGCGAGGGCACCAGCTGCGTGCGCGAGGACCTGGCCCGGCTCCGCTTTCAGGCAGCCGTGGCCGCGGAGGCGGCGGGGGTGAGGATCGCGGCGGCGGGGGTGCACCCCTTCAGCCCGGCGACGGGGTACGAGTTCACCGCCGCGACCGTGTACCAGGAGATCCGCTCGGAGTACCGGGCGCTGGCCGAGACGCAGGCGATCTTTGGGATGCACGTGCACGTGGGGGTGCCGCCCGAGGTGGACCGGGTGCGGGTGGCCAACGTGGCGCGCCTCTACCTTCCCTGCCTGCTGGCGCTGACGGCCAGCTCGCCCTTCCACGACGGGCACGATACGGGTTACGCCTCGTTCCGCGCGCTGATCTGGCGGCGCTGGCCCCGCTCGGGCCCGCCCCCGCGGCTGGAGGGGCGCGAGGAGATGGAGCTGCTCCTGCGCTGGCTTACGGAGACGGCCTGCATCGACGCTCCCGGCCGGCTGTACTGGGACCTGCGCCCGCACCACAGGTACCCGACCGTCGAGTTCCGCGTGACGGACGTGACGCCGCGGCTGGACGACGCGGTGGCCGCCGCCGCGCTGGCACGCGCCATCGTGGCCGCGGTGGTGGATGGCACGCTGGTGGAGCCTACGCTCTCGCCGCCGGTGGTGCAGGCGCTGCTGGGGGAGAACTCGTGGCGTGCCTCGCGCGACGGCACGAACGCCGAGCTCGTGGACCTGTGGTCGCGGGCGCCGCGGGCGGAGAGTGCCCGCGCGGCGATCGAGCGCCTGGTGGACCGCGTGTGGGGCCATGCCGAGCGCCTGGGCGACGCGGCGGAGCTGGAGCGCATCGCCGCCCTGCTGGACCGGGGCTCCGCCGCGCACACCATGCGCCGGATCGCCGGGGAGAACGGGGGCGACCTCAAGGAACTGGTCCGGTGGATCGCGGACGAAACGGTGCTGGGGGTGGGGCTGGACCGCCGTACCCTGCAGCGAGCGGAGAATACCGGATGA
- a CDS encoding RluA family pseudouridine synthase, which produces MSEERKSAPPRRWAQHTVREEEAGRTVQEILTGTLGISRRMIQRLTRAKGVLVNRKPAYLAREVRAGDVVAAKLGEREGAGVDAVEMELDVVHEDRDVLVLNKPPFLLVHPTSPEHTRTLSHGIAHHFLTQEIDARVRPVHRIDRDTSGLLLVAKSAFAHQHLDRQLRERTLRREYLAVVRGRVAEEEGTIEAPIGRHPRNSSLRAVRPGGEAARTRFRVRERFSDASLLELELDTGRTHQIRVHVAHLGHPVIGDRAYGGAAPALIRRQALHAWRLTCVHPATGEALAFEAPLPQDMASLLERLRG; this is translated from the coding sequence ATGAGTGAAGAACGAAAGTCGGCGCCGCCGCGCAGATGGGCGCAGCACACGGTGCGCGAAGAGGAGGCGGGGCGCACCGTGCAGGAGATCCTGACGGGGACGTTGGGGATCTCGCGGCGGATGATCCAGCGGCTGACCCGGGCCAAGGGGGTCCTGGTGAACCGCAAGCCCGCGTACCTGGCACGCGAGGTGCGCGCCGGTGACGTGGTGGCGGCGAAGCTGGGGGAGCGCGAAGGCGCGGGTGTGGATGCGGTGGAGATGGAGCTGGACGTGGTGCACGAGGACCGCGACGTGCTGGTGCTCAACAAGCCGCCCTTTCTCCTGGTGCACCCCACCTCGCCCGAGCACACGCGCACGCTTTCGCACGGCATCGCGCACCACTTCCTGACGCAGGAGATCGACGCGCGCGTGCGGCCGGTGCACCGCATCGACCGCGACACGTCGGGGCTCCTGCTGGTGGCGAAGAGCGCCTTCGCGCACCAGCACCTGGACCGGCAGTTGCGCGAGCGCACCCTGCGGCGCGAATATCTGGCGGTGGTGCGCGGAAGGGTGGCGGAGGAGGAGGGGACGATCGAGGCGCCGATCGGGCGCCACCCGCGCAACTCCAGCCTGCGCGCGGTGCGGCCCGGCGGCGAGGCGGCGCGGACGCGCTTCCGGGTGCGCGAGCGGTTCTCCGATGCGTCGCTGCTGGAGCTGGAGCTGGACACGGGGCGCACGCACCAGATCCGCGTGCACGTGGCGCACCTGGGCCACCCCGTGATCGGTGACCGAGCGTATGGCGGGGCCGCCCCGGCGCTGATCCGGCGGCAGGCACTGCATGCATGGCGGCTCACCTGCGTCCACCCCGCCACCGGGGAGGCGCTGGCGTTTGAGGCCCCGCTCCCGCAGGACATGGCCTCTCTGCTGGAACGCCTGCGCGGGTGA
- a CDS encoding UvrD-helicase domain-containing protein, whose protein sequence is MQHVPHYLRDLNPEQREAALATQGPVLILAGAGSGKTRTLVFRIAHLLRTGVDPRSILAVTFTNKAALEMRERVAKLVGKEAKGVLLSTFHSLGARLLREHGTRIGLPKDFSIYPTGDQAQIVKRIIAEEVHVVATAGEDVYDAKKILFQIGDWKNRMVDPATAAREVSEGMVQGNRTDDYAVLAAAVYPRYEASLRAAGACDFDDLLLLPVKLLQEDAEVRERCWKRWRYIMIDEYQDTNGAQLEMARLLAGPLKNLCVVGDDDQSIYAWRGADVRNILDFERQFPGCKVVIMEENYRSTQRILEAANGVIANNATRKAKTLRTGNGPGPKVDLWEFTEAARTAEELEAEMVAREIGVRRWHEQLKWNDFAVLYRTNLQAKPVEEALRVANIPYRVIGGQSYFDRKEVADAVAYLRVIINPADEVSLRRIINYPTRGVGRTTLMKLVEDARDARRSLWETMRHVDEVAAVSRAQREPVKHFVETIEELQVEYRATEAAIAAGQVEERTLCGFAREAVKRLRLEEAVRADNAKSERAAEVRVEILRDFIASIGTYEERTWTAQPLPDEEDDWNPPALRDFLERISLSEDDDKKDKEEDEPDRVTLMSMHAAKGLEFTHVFIIGLEEEILPHSRSVQAVTEETDENGIDPIAEERRLFYVGITRARHRLTLSGCATRQQRGGSIPRQPSRFLKEIPVDLIEHRSGQSRTSLAPEEAKEMKENFFARMKEMLAQGG, encoded by the coding sequence TTGCAGCACGTTCCGCACTACCTGCGCGACCTCAACCCAGAGCAGCGCGAAGCCGCGCTCGCCACGCAGGGCCCCGTCCTGATCCTGGCCGGCGCCGGCTCGGGCAAGACGCGCACGCTGGTCTTCCGCATCGCGCACCTGCTGCGCACCGGGGTGGACCCGCGCAGCATCCTGGCCGTCACCTTCACCAACAAGGCCGCGCTGGAGATGCGGGAACGCGTGGCGAAGCTGGTGGGCAAGGAGGCCAAGGGCGTCCTCCTCTCCACCTTCCACTCGCTGGGCGCGCGCCTCCTGCGCGAGCACGGCACGCGCATCGGGCTCCCCAAGGACTTCTCCATCTACCCCACCGGCGACCAGGCGCAGATCGTCAAGCGCATCATCGCCGAAGAGGTGCACGTCGTCGCCACCGCGGGCGAGGACGTGTACGACGCCAAGAAGATCCTCTTCCAGATCGGCGACTGGAAGAACCGCATGGTGGACCCCGCCACCGCCGCGCGCGAAGTGTCCGAAGGGATGGTCCAGGGGAACCGCACGGACGACTACGCCGTGCTCGCCGCCGCCGTGTACCCGCGCTACGAGGCTTCGCTGCGTGCCGCCGGCGCCTGCGACTTCGACGACCTGCTTCTGCTACCCGTGAAGCTGCTGCAGGAAGACGCCGAGGTGCGCGAGCGGTGCTGGAAGCGATGGCGCTACATCATGATCGACGAGTACCAGGACACCAACGGCGCGCAGCTGGAGATGGCGCGCCTGCTGGCCGGCCCCCTCAAGAACCTGTGCGTGGTGGGCGACGACGACCAGTCCATCTACGCCTGGCGCGGCGCCGACGTGCGGAACATCCTGGACTTCGAGCGCCAGTTCCCGGGGTGCAAAGTCGTCATCATGGAGGAGAACTACCGCTCCACGCAGCGCATTTTGGAGGCCGCCAACGGCGTCATCGCCAACAACGCCACGCGCAAGGCGAAGACGCTGCGCACGGGGAACGGCCCCGGCCCCAAGGTGGACCTGTGGGAGTTCACCGAGGCCGCCCGCACCGCCGAGGAGCTGGAAGCGGAGATGGTGGCGCGCGAGATCGGCGTGCGCCGATGGCACGAGCAGCTCAAGTGGAACGACTTCGCCGTCCTCTACCGCACCAACCTGCAGGCCAAGCCGGTGGAGGAAGCGCTGCGGGTGGCCAACATCCCCTACCGGGTGATCGGCGGGCAGAGCTACTTCGACCGCAAGGAGGTGGCGGACGCGGTGGCGTACCTGCGCGTCATCATCAACCCGGCCGACGAGGTTTCGCTCCGCCGCATCATCAACTACCCCACGCGCGGCGTCGGGCGCACCACGCTGATGAAGCTGGTTGAGGACGCGCGCGACGCCCGCCGCTCGCTGTGGGAGACGATGCGGCACGTGGACGAGGTGGCGGCCGTGAGCCGGGCGCAGCGCGAGCCGGTGAAGCACTTCGTGGAGACGATCGAGGAGCTGCAGGTGGAGTACCGCGCCACCGAGGCCGCCATCGCCGCCGGCCAGGTGGAGGAGCGCACCCTCTGCGGCTTCGCCCGGGAAGCCGTCAAGCGCCTGCGCCTGGAAGAAGCCGTGCGCGCCGACAACGCCAAGAGCGAGCGCGCCGCCGAGGTGCGCGTGGAAATCCTGCGCGACTTCATCGCCTCCATCGGCACCTACGAGGAGCGTACCTGGACCGCGCAGCCCCTCCCCGACGAGGAGGACGACTGGAACCCGCCCGCCCTGCGCGACTTCCTGGAGCGCATCTCGCTCAGCGAGGACGACGACAAAAAGGACAAGGAGGAGGACGAGCCGGACCGCGTCACGCTGATGTCGATGCACGCGGCCAAGGGGCTGGAGTTTACCCACGTCTTCATCATCGGCCTCGAGGAGGAGATCCTCCCCCACTCGCGCAGCGTGCAGGCCGTGACCGAGGAGACCGACGAGAACGGGATCGACCCCATCGCGGAGGAGCGGCGCCTCTTCTACGTGGGGATCACCCGCGCGCGGCACCGCCTGACCCTTTCCGGCTGCGCCACCCGCCAGCAGCGCGGCGGCTCCATCCCGCGGCAGCCCTCGCGCTTCCTCAAGGAGATCCCCGTCGATCTCATCGAGCACCGCTCCGGCCAGTCCCGCACCTCCCTCGCCCCCGAGGAGGCCAAGGAGATGAAGGAGAACTTCTTTGCGCGGATGAAGGAGATGCTGGCGCAGGGGGGGTGA
- a CDS encoding GNAT family N-acetyltransferase, giving the protein MPNLTISRGTASEAELNTVFEGLRAHNEARVGDPGYSPLHVLLRDDEGEVRGGLAGDVYLGWLFVRYLWVAEEHRGGGYGECLLREAEDEARSRGCHAIWLDTFSFQAPGFYRRLGFQEFGRLDDYPAGHARHFLWKPLGR; this is encoded by the coding sequence ATGCCCAACCTCACCATCTCACGCGGGACCGCCAGCGAAGCCGAGCTCAACACGGTGTTCGAGGGGCTGCGGGCGCACAACGAAGCGCGGGTGGGCGATCCCGGATATTCGCCGCTCCACGTACTGCTGCGCGACGACGAAGGCGAGGTGCGGGGCGGGCTGGCGGGGGACGTGTACCTCGGCTGGCTCTTCGTGCGCTACCTGTGGGTGGCGGAGGAGCATCGCGGCGGCGGCTACGGCGAGTGCCTGCTGCGCGAGGCCGAGGACGAGGCACGGTCGCGCGGCTGCCACGCCATCTGGCTCGACACCTTCAGCTTCCAGGCACCCGGGTTCTACCGCCGCCTCGGCTTCCAGGAGTTCGGGCGGCTCGACGACTACCCGGCCGGCCACGCGCGCCACTTCCTCTGGAAGCCGCTCGGTCGCTGA
- a CDS encoding class I adenylate-forming enzyme family protein produces the protein MALRDRFGELTVADSLALRARENPQRPFVAFGDRRLSYAQVDAGSDALASALHELGIEAGDRVALTLPSWPEFVVAIFAAAKLGAVIVPLNPKFTSPELQYMLRHSETAAVITAENWDGVDYLARFEGFLAALPDLQYVVSVGEEDLWYDDRIHQFEDLVSSGEGRPYPRHAGTADELFAILYTSGTMGKPKGVSLSHRNLLATAAATADVIGVEEGDVVFGVGSVFNAFGLGMGVLGTMAAGASLVLQERDDPEEALRLLESERVTVYHGVPTSFIMAMREPSRGERDLSTLRTGVVAGAPVMEEVVGRIRGQLVPGICVGYGLTETGTLVSVTRPGDPPAKQLTTVGRPLDGTEVVILDVDGTVLPEESVGEIAVRGPGVMQGYYRQPGETAQVLTEGGFFTTGDLGMLDEEGFLHILGRRKEMIIRGGFNVYPREVEDRLHAHPAVLDVAVVGLPDEVFGEVSCACIVPVEGAIVTGGEIKDFCREVLADYKVPDLVRFLDSFPMTGSGKVRRVELARMISAGESSRPR, from the coding sequence ATGGCGCTACGCGACCGCTTCGGTGAGCTCACGGTGGCAGACAGCCTTGCGCTGCGAGCCCGCGAGAACCCGCAGCGGCCCTTTGTCGCCTTCGGAGACCGACGGCTCAGCTACGCGCAGGTGGACGCCGGCTCGGACGCGCTCGCGTCGGCCCTGCACGAGCTGGGGATCGAGGCGGGAGACCGCGTGGCCCTCACCCTGCCCAGCTGGCCCGAGTTCGTGGTCGCCATCTTCGCGGCGGCCAAGCTGGGCGCCGTCATCGTGCCGCTCAACCCCAAGTTCACCTCGCCGGAGCTGCAGTACATGCTGCGGCACTCGGAGACGGCCGCCGTCATCACGGCCGAGAACTGGGACGGGGTGGACTACCTGGCCCGCTTCGAGGGCTTCCTGGCCGCCCTGCCGGACCTGCAGTACGTGGTCTCGGTGGGGGAGGAAGACCTCTGGTACGACGACCGGATCCACCAGTTCGAGGACCTGGTGTCCAGCGGCGAGGGGCGGCCCTACCCGCGCCACGCGGGCACGGCGGACGAGCTGTTCGCCATCCTGTACACCAGCGGCACCATGGGGAAGCCCAAGGGGGTGAGCCTGTCGCACCGCAACCTCCTGGCGACCGCCGCGGCCACCGCGGACGTGATCGGGGTGGAAGAGGGCGACGTGGTGTTCGGCGTGGGCTCCGTCTTCAACGCCTTCGGGCTGGGGATGGGGGTGCTGGGGACGATGGCCGCCGGTGCGTCGCTGGTGCTGCAGGAGCGCGACGACCCGGAGGAGGCGCTGCGCCTGCTGGAGAGCGAGCGGGTGACGGTGTACCACGGCGTCCCCACCTCGTTCATCATGGCGATGCGCGAGCCCTCGCGGGGCGAGCGCGACCTGAGCACGCTGCGCACGGGCGTGGTGGCCGGGGCGCCGGTGATGGAAGAGGTGGTGGGGCGCATCCGCGGCCAGCTGGTGCCGGGGATCTGCGTGGGGTACGGCCTCACCGAGACGGGGACGCTGGTGAGCGTCACCCGCCCCGGCGACCCGCCCGCCAAGCAGCTCACCACCGTGGGGCGCCCGCTGGATGGCACGGAGGTCGTGATCCTGGACGTGGACGGCACCGTTCTCCCCGAAGAGTCGGTGGGGGAGATCGCGGTCCGCGGCCCGGGGGTGATGCAGGGGTACTACCGCCAGCCCGGCGAGACGGCCCAGGTGCTCACCGAAGGCGGCTTCTTCACCACCGGCGACCTGGGGATGCTGGACGAGGAGGGTTTCCTCCACATCCTGGGGCGGCGCAAGGAGATGATCATCCGCGGCGGGTTCAACGTGTACCCCCGCGAGGTGGAAGACCGGCTCCACGCCCACCCCGCCGTGCTGGACGTGGCGGTGGTCGGGCTCCCGGACGAGGTCTTCGGCGAAGTATCGTGCGCCTGTATCGTTCCCGTCGAGGGGGCGATCGTTACCGGCGGAGAGATCAAGGATTTCTGCCGTGAGGTGCTCGCGGACTACAAGGTCCCGGACCTGGTCCGCTTCCTCGACAGCTTTCCCATGACGGGGAGCGGCAAAGTGCGGCGCGTGGAGCTCGCGCGCATGATAAGCGCCGGCGAAAGCAGCCGACCACGATGA
- the aroB gene encoding 3-dehydroquinate synthase: MSIKQRIAVSSSDGSAPGYEVLVGPGIFGSIGTILSRFCPAQRYAVVTDDRVAELYAVRLSRMLHAAGYRADVFAFTAGEARKTRETWALVCDAMMEAGLGRDTAVVAFGGGVPGDLGGFVAATYMRGLPLVQLPTSLLAMIDSSVGGKTGVDTPAGKNMVGAFHQPRCVVIDPDLLRTLPPEHLRAGMAEAVKHGAIADPEYLDWIEQSAHRLLAGDPEALCRMIVRSVEIKAEIVKRDVREAGPRKLLNFGHTLGHAVESLSGYTLLHGEAVAIGMVEEARLGERIGVTAAGTAARLRRVLTKLGLPASLPLEYAAADVIGWTRGDKKSRDGRVEYALIEGVGTPAVRDGRWGAPVADETVAAVLAGAGRS, translated from the coding sequence ATGAGCATCAAGCAGAGAATCGCCGTTTCTTCCTCGGACGGCTCCGCGCCGGGCTACGAGGTCCTGGTGGGGCCGGGGATCTTTGGCTCCATCGGCACCATCCTCTCCAGGTTCTGCCCCGCGCAGCGCTACGCGGTGGTGACCGACGACCGGGTGGCGGAGCTGTACGCCGTGCGCCTTTCGCGGATGCTGCACGCCGCCGGCTACCGGGCGGACGTCTTCGCCTTCACCGCGGGCGAGGCGCGCAAGACGCGCGAAACGTGGGCGCTGGTGTGCGACGCCATGATGGAGGCCGGGCTGGGGCGCGACACGGCGGTGGTGGCCTTCGGCGGCGGGGTGCCGGGCGACCTGGGCGGCTTCGTGGCGGCCACCTACATGCGCGGCCTCCCCCTGGTGCAGCTCCCCACCTCGCTGCTGGCGATGATCGACTCGTCGGTCGGGGGCAAGACGGGGGTGGACACGCCGGCGGGGAAGAACATGGTGGGTGCCTTCCACCAGCCGCGTTGCGTGGTGATCGACCCGGACCTGCTGCGCACCCTCCCCCCCGAGCACCTGCGCGCGGGGATGGCCGAGGCGGTGAAGCACGGCGCCATCGCGGACCCGGAGTACCTGGACTGGATCGAGCAGTCCGCGCACCGGCTGCTGGCGGGGGACCCGGAGGCGCTCTGCCGGATGATCGTGCGCTCGGTGGAGATCAAGGCCGAGATCGTGAAGCGCGACGTGCGCGAGGCGGGGCCCCGCAAGCTCCTCAACTTCGGCCACACGCTGGGGCACGCCGTGGAGTCGCTCTCCGGCTACACGCTGCTGCACGGCGAGGCGGTGGCGATCGGGATGGTGGAGGAGGCGCGGCTGGGCGAGCGCATCGGGGTGACGGCGGCTGGGACCGCGGCGCGTCTGCGGCGCGTCCTCACCAAACTCGGGCTCCCCGCATCGCTCCCGCTGGAGTACGCCGCGGCGGACGTGATCGGCTGGACGCGCGGCGACAAGAAGTCGCGCGACGGGCGTGTGGAGTACGCGCTGATCGAGGGCGTGGGCACCCCCGCAGTGCGCGACGGCCGCTGGGGCGCCCCCGTGGCCGACGAGACCGTCGCCGCCGTGCTCGCCGGGGCCGGCCGCTCTTGA
- a CDS encoding TonB-dependent receptor, whose translation MLLTVPASLHAQSVSGRVVDRATDRPIPATSVVAVSGSGRVIGQVLADSAGRFTVALRGAGRYRLRADRIGYQPVTSAEFDVSSAEVLAVDLHLSAGAVELEPLTITSRAEPPHVPGLERAGFYQRERTSPGVFMRREEVIRKGGSHMSELLTRVPGVRRVVAGGRAGVTLGRQGPGGRSCSPAVFLDGQPVARPEGIDEIISVSAVEAVEVYRGPSQTPARFAGPEVGCGVIVIWTQQQV comes from the coding sequence ATGCTGCTGACGGTTCCCGCCTCTCTCCATGCGCAGAGCGTGAGCGGACGCGTGGTGGACCGCGCGACGGACCGGCCGATCCCGGCCACCTCGGTGGTCGCCGTCTCCGGGTCCGGCAGGGTGATCGGCCAGGTGCTGGCGGACTCGGCGGGGCGCTTCACCGTCGCGCTGCGCGGGGCGGGGAGGTACCGCCTGCGCGCGGATCGGATCGGGTACCAGCCGGTGACCAGCGCCGAGTTCGACGTGAGCTCCGCCGAGGTGCTCGCGGTGGACCTGCACCTCTCCGCCGGGGCGGTGGAGCTGGAGCCCCTCACCATCACCAGCCGCGCCGAGCCGCCGCACGTGCCGGGTCTGGAGCGGGCGGGCTTCTACCAGCGCGAGCGCACCTCCCCCGGCGTCTTCATGCGCCGCGAAGAGGTCATCCGCAAGGGCGGCTCCCACATGTCCGAGCTGCTGACACGTGTGCCGGGGGTGCGCAGGGTGGTGGCGGGGGGAAGGGCAGGGGTGACGCTCGGGCGGCAGGGACCGGGCGGCCGCTCCTGCTCCCCCGCCGTCTTCCTGGACGGGCAGCCCGTGGCCCGCCCCGAGGGAATCGACGAGATCATCTCGGTCTCTGCCGTGGAGGCGGTGGAGGTGTACCGCGGTCCCAGCCAGACTCCGGCGCGCTTCGCCGGCCCCGAGGTCGGCTGCGGCGTCATCGTGATCTGGACGCAGCAGCAGGTGTGA